The following are encoded in a window of Plasmodium cynomolgi strain B DNA, chromosome 4, whole genome shotgun sequence genomic DNA:
- a CDS encoding serine-repeat antigen (SERA;~putative) — MRSCMSVLLLTYAVLNGGILLKAEENDNKETSPVSPSQEDTSSPTVTSPNPENPSAQETQDLSSNLTVQNGSLDAAAPGPPSAPQGATDPVVSVESASQGANADPQQPAPVADVSGVPPNPTETNSQASIAEAEKTAAENPPAATLTSSGAPETSSSNDSTIQVKTALLKDANGVKVTGPCGSHFELYLVPHISISAETKTNSIKLRPKLHKLIDSKEATAGKVKFDNAVQFEEDQKKLKNKCQPGKENEQTFKFLVLIHEGGELTLKWKVYDKSAPADASNEVDVRKYILKNLDQPITTIQVHSSKVNDERLLVESKSYYVKRDIPEKCDTIATACYLNGNVDIEKCFQCTLLMDNNDTTNECFKYVSSEVTDKFKEIKVNAQDEEDPTEVELATSIGKILQGVYKKGENDINELLTFDEADAALKEELLNYCASMKEVDSSGVLENYELGSEEEVFANLTNILKNHAGETKSTLQTKLKNPAICLKNADEWVESKKGLLLPSLSHTHVEATFPATTKAEHMNETNGGKENVPYDAVINLVSAEEKNNNSSLIEDSMYCTEEYCNRWKDDTSCVSKIEAEDQGVCATSWLFASKVHLETIKCMKGHDHVASSALYVANCSNKEAKDKCQVPSNPLEFLNILEETKFLPAESNLPYSYKAVNNVCPEPKSHWQNLWENVKLLDKQYQPNSVSTKGYTAYQSDHFKGNMDAFIKLVKSEVMSKGSVIAYVKADELMGYDFNGKKVHSLCSSETPNHAVNIIGYGNYITEEGQKKSYWLLRNSWGKYWGDDGNFKVDMHGPAHCQQNFIHTAAVFNLDIPLAQSAAKKDNQLYSYYLKGSPDLYQNLYYKGFGSQGGNAKEGEKGKVGSPVVSGQEQGEEEAGGSVQVEVKNQVEVPEVTVDVQADGGSVPPGEVSVQAGQGDVKDGVAQNGGPPGAGAVETLTEQPAGTVVPNNSPGGVQVPPSDPAVSMSGPGAAQSGPEVAQSGPEVTQSETVVTLAPPAESPALSTPPSNAAKITQVLHLLKHVKHGKVKTRLVTYDSDAAISAGHVCSRAVATDPEKQDECVKFCDDHWNECKDKILPSYCLTTKRGNNDCFFCYI; from the exons ATGAGGTCTTGTATGTCTGTCCTTCTCCTAACAt ATGCTGTGTTGAATGGGGGCATCCTGCTAAAGGCGGAGGAGAACGATAATAAGGAAACTTCACCCGTATCTCCGTCCCAAGAAGATACTTCATCGCCTACTGTTACATCACCAAACCCTGAAAATCCGAGTGCTCAAGAAACACAGGATCTATCTTCCAACCTCACAGTCCAAAATGGATCTCTTGACGCTGCTGCGCCGGGACCCCCATCAGCTCCCCAAGGAGCAACCGACCCGGTTGTTTCCGTAGAGAGCGCAAGTCAAGGCGCGAATGCAGATCCACAGCAGCCAGCCCCAGTTGCAGACGTATCGGGGGTCCCACCTAACCCAACGGAGACCAACTCTCAGGCAAGCATTGCAGAAGCTGAAAAAACAGCAGCAGAGAACCCCCCTGCAGCCACTCTCACCTCTTCTGGTGCCCCAGaaacttcttcctccaacGACAGCACCATTCAAGTAAAAACTGCTCTACTGAAAGACGCAAACGGAGTGAAGGTTACTGGTCCCTGTGGTTCACACTTCGAATTATACCTCGTCCCGCACATATCGATCAGTgcagaaacaaaaacaaacagCATTAAGTTGAGGCCCAAATTGCATAAGCTGATTGACTCAAAGGAGGCAACCGCTGGAAAGGTCAAATTTGATAATGCAGTGCAATTTGAAGAGGACCAAAAAAAGCTAAAGAATAAGTGCCAGCCTGGGAAAGAAAATGAGCAGACTTTTAAATTCCTGGTGCTTATTcacgaggggggggagttgACTCTAAAGTGGAAAGTTTACGACAAATCCGCCCCCGCAGACGCGA GCAATGAAGTGGACGTCCGAAAATACATCCTAAAGAACTTGGACCAACCAATTACGACCATCCAAGTTCATTCGTCGAAGGTGAATGATGAGAGGCTTTTGGTGGAGAGCAAAAGTTACTATGTGAAGAGGGACATCCCAG AAAAGTGTGACACAATAGCAACTGCTTGCTACTTGAACGGGAACGTGGATATTGAAAAATGCTTCCAATGCACCCTGCTCATGGACAATAACGACACAACGAATGAGTGCTTCAAGTACGTCTCTTCCGAGGTCACCGATAAATTTaaggaaataaaagtgaATGCACAGGATGAGGAAGACCCGACTGAAGTCGAGTTGGCAACTTCGATTGGTAAGATCCTCCAAGGggtgtacaaaaaaggagaaaatgatATCAACGAGTTGCTTACCTTCGACGAAGCAGATGCAGCTTTGAAAGAGGAACTGCTAAATTATTGTGCCTCGATGAAGGAGGTGGACTCCAGCGGAGTGTTGGAAAACTACGAGTTGggaagtgaagaagaagtgtTTGCCAACCTAAcgaatattttgaagaatcATGCAGGAGAAACGAAGTCTACGTTACAAACCAAGTTGAAAAATCCAGCTATATGCTTGAAAAATGCGGACGAGTGGGTAGAGAGCAAAAAAGGGCTTCTACTTCCCAGCTTGTCTCATACCCATGTAGAGGCTACCTTCCCCGCGACTACCAAAGCGGAACACATGAACGAAACAAATGGTGGCAAGGAGAATGTCCCCTACGATGCTGTCATAAATCTCGTATCTgcggaggagaaaaacaacaacagcTCCCTAATTGAAGACAGTATGTACTGCACGGAGGAGTACTGCAACAGGTGGAAGGACGACACGAGCTGCGTGTCAAAGATTGAGGCGGAAGATCAGGGCGTGTGCGCCACTTCTTGGCTCTTCGCCTCGAAGGTGCACCTAGAAACGATCAAATGCATGAAGGGGCACGATCATGTTGCTAGTTCTGCGCTCTACGTGGCTAACTGTTCCAATAAAGAGGCAAAGGACAAGTGTCAAGTGCCGTCTAACCCGCTAGAATTTTTGAACATCCTGGAGGAGACCAAATTTTTGCCAGCCGAGTCGAACCTCCCATACTCTTACAAAGCGGTGAATAACGTCTGTCCTGAGCCGAAGAGTCACTGGCAAAACTTAtgggaaaatgtgaagctCCTAGACAAGCAGTACCAACCCAACTCGGTGAGCACCAAGGGGTACACCGCTTACCAGAGTGACCACTTCAAAGGCAACATGGATGCTTTTATTAAGTTGGTAAAGTCAGAAGTGATGAGCAAAGGATCTGTCATCGCTTATGTGAAGGCAGACGAACTCATGGGTTACGATTTCAATGGGAAGAAGGTGCACAGCCTGTGCAGTAGCGAGACGCCTAACCACGCAGTGAACATAATCGGCTATGGTAACTACATCACCGAGGAGGGACAGAAGAAATCCTACTGGTTGCTACGAAACAGTTGGGGCAAATACTGGGGAGATGATGGCAACTTCAAGGTCGACATGCATGGTCCAGCCCATTGCCAACAGAACTTCATCCACACCGCGGCTGTCTTCAACTTGGATATTCCCCTCGCCCAATCTGCTGCGAAGAAGGACAACCAACTATATAGCTACTACTTGAAGGGTTCTCCTGACCTTTATCAAAACCTTTACTATAAGGGCTTCGGCTCTCAAGGTGGAAATGCCAAGGAgggcgaaaagggaaaagttgGCAGTCCTGTGGTTTCTGGACAGGAgcaaggagaagaagaggcTGGTGGATCAGTTCAagtggaagtaaaaaatcaGGTAGAAGTGCCAGAAGTAACGGTTGACGTGCAAGCAGATGGGGGTAGCGTGCCACCAGGAGAGGTTAGCGTGCAAGCTGGACAGGGGGACGTAAAGGATGGAgtagcacaaaatggagggccACCTGGTGCGGGAGCGGTGGAAACTTTAACAGAACAACCTGCGGGGACAGTAGTGCCAAATAATTCACCAGGCGGAGTTCAAGTGCCACCAAGCGATCCTGCTGTATCAATGAGCGGCCCTGGAGCAGCACAGAGCGGGCCTGAAGTAGCACAGAGCGGACCTGAAGTAACACAAAGCGAAACTGTAGTAACTTTAGCCCCACCTGCGGAATCGCCAGCCCTGAGTACCCCCCCCAGTAACGCTGCCAAGATAACCCAAGTACTGCACCTCTTAAAGCATGTGAAGCATGGAAAGGTGAAGACGCGCCTTGTTACCTACGACAGTGATGCAGCGATAAGCGCAGGACACGTGTGCTCACGAGCAGTGGCAACTGACCCTGAGAAGCAAGACGAATGCGTGAAGTTTTGTGATGACCACTGGAATGAGTgcaaagataaaattttaccatCGTATTGCTTAACAACCAAGAGGGGAAATAACGACTGCTTTTTCTGCTACATATGA
- a CDS encoding serine-repeat antigen (SERA;~putative), producing MKSSFLLLLALGAAYGSNVAMCTTVPESSSGGSGGSQSTSSASGTVTENGGSSGAGLQSASSGNEQGVTQPTNPSPPVSQAPNSAESNPSQPVQTPDQHADVPPSQSSTTPTAQGIASASSSGNTNGQGGATQLQTSTKKAELQSALLKNFTGVKVTGPCDTEVGLFLIPHMYISVKAAKDIIELSTKFPNSDNTIIQFTKGGETLINKCEGNPEKTFMFIVYLEDNILTLKWIVYPQSEGENKNKADVRKYRLPNLERPITSIQVHSVMVQEDTVIYTSKDYSIKNDIPENCQQTMSACFLSGNTDIESCYTCNLLIHNNDTNDKCFDYVSADFKKEFLDIKVKGQDDEESSEYKLAQVINEVLNGIYKTDPEGNKELITSEELDENVKKHIGNYCQVLKEMDISGTMEVHQMGNEMDVFKNLVQLLQKHGEEKNSTLEWKLQNPALCLKNVNDWVVNKKGLVLPLLQNGGSDIYFGESNLVEGGQKSGLSTYQVGDDGIIDLSIEQKNSHTSSTPFTNHMFCNADYCDWTKDSSSCMAKIEAGDQGDCATSWLFASKVHLETIKCMKGYDHIASSALYVANCSSKEAKDKCQAPSNPLEFLNILEGTKFLPAESDLPYSYKEVNNVCPEPKSHWKNLWENVKLLDKQYQPNSVSTKGYIAYQSDHFKGNMDAFIKLVKSEVMNKGSVIAYVKADELMGYDLNGKKVLSLCGGETPDLAVNIIGYGNYIHGEGVKKSYWLLQNSWGKHWGDKGKFKVDMDGLPGCQHNFIHTAAVFNLDVPPFQSPAKDTELYSYQLKSSPDFYKNLYYNAVGEAKGSAPSQAVHGQDAPEETAVGGGENSVSTVQGQQPQPQVPSGVSTDTKAPEGADNTVSTSEISVGPSQQAQAPQSPGEGQVVSTQQQPGGSTPAPEPSAPQPAQQVDASTPVATVTPGGANPNGGAENAKMSHIIHVLKHIKQTKMVTRMVTYEGEYELGDHSCSRTQASTVEKLDECIRFCNENLYLCERTVSAGYCLTKLRNANDCIFCFV from the exons ATGAAGTCTAGTTTTCTCTTGCTGCTCGCTTTag GCGCCGCTTACGGCAGCAATGTAGCGATGTGCACAACTGTGCCGGAGTCGTCATCTGGAGGATCCGGTGGTTCGCAATCCACTTCTAGTGCCTCTGGGACAGTAACGGAAAATGGAGGATCGTCTGGGGCAGGGTTGCAATCCGCATCATCTGGAAATGAACAAGGCGTTACTCAACCCACGAATCCGTCACCGCCTGTATCCCAGGCACCAAATTCTGCAGAATCAAATCCTTCACAACCGGTGCAAACACCAGATCAACATGCGGATGTACCCCCTAGCCAGAGCTCCACCACACCCACTGCCCAGGGAATCGCTTCTGCCAGTTCCTCAGGAAATACGAATGGACAGGGTGGAGCGACTCAACTTCAAACCAGCACCAAGAAAGCCGAGCTGCAGTCCGCACTGCTAAAAAACTTCACGGGGGTGAAGGTCACAGGTCCCTGCGACACAGAGGTAGGACTGTTCCTCATTCCTCACATGTACATTTCTGTGAAGGCGGCAAAGGACATCATAGAATTGTCTACCAAGTTCCCCAACTCGGACAACACGATAATCCAATTTACAAAGGGAGGCGAAACGTTGATTAACAAGTGTGAAGGGAACCCAGAAAAGACGTTTATGTTTATAGTGTATCTGGAGGACAACATACTGACTCTTAAGTGGATCGTCTATCCGCAGAGTGAGGGTGAGA ATAAGAACAAAGCTGACGTGAGGAAGTATCGATTGCCGAACCTGGAAAGACCTATCACCTCAATCCAAGTCCATTCAGTCATGGTCCAAGAGGACACCGTTATTTATACGAGCAAAGATTATTCAATAAAGAATGACATTCCAG aaaacTGCCAACAAACTATGAGTGCTTGCTTCTTAAGTGGAAACACAGACATAGAAAGCTGCTACACTTGCAATTTGCTAATCCATAATAATGACACAAATGACAAGTGCTTCGACTACGTATCGGcggattttaaaaaggaatttctTGACATTAAAGTGAAGGGACAGGACGATGAGGAGTCGAGCGAGTATAAACTTGCGCAGGTCATCAATGAGGTGTTGAATGGAATTTACAAAACAGACCCTGAGGGAAACAAAGAGCTAATAACATCAGAAGAGTTAgacgaaaatgtgaagaagcacatAGGTAACTATTGCCAagttttaaaagaaatggatATCAGCGGTACTATGGAAGTACATCAGATGGGAAACGAGATGGACGTCTTCAAAAACCTCGTCCAATTGCTACAAAAACacggggaggaaaaaaactcaacGCTGGAATGGAAGCTACAGAACCCAGCCCTCTGTCTCAAAAATGTTAATGACTGGGTGGTGAATAAAAAGGGATTAGTGTTGcctcttttgcaaaatggtggTAGCGATATCTACTTTGGCGAGAGTAACCTCGTGGAAGGTGGACAAAAAAGTGGTCTCTCAACCTACCAGGTAGGAGATGACGGAATTATCGATTTGTCCATcgagcaaaaaaattcacacacCTCATCCACTCCGTTTACCAATCATATGTTTTGCAATGCGGACTACTGCGATTGGACGAAGGATTCAAGCAGTTGCATGGCGAAGATTGAGGCCGGGGACCAGGGAGACTGCGCCACTTCTTGGCTGTTCGCCTCGAAGGTGCACCTAGAAACGATCAAATGCATGAAGGGCTACGATCATATTGCTAGTTCTGCTCTCTACGTGGCTAACTGTTCCAGTAAAGAAGCGAAGGACAAGTGTCAAGCACCGTCGAATCCGCTAGAATTTTTGAACATCCTGGAGGGGACAAAATTTTTGCCAGCCGAATCGGACCTCCCATACTCTTACAAAGAGGTGAATAACGTCTGTCCTGAGCCAAAGAGTCATTGGAAAAACCTTtgggaaaatgtgaagctCCTAGACAAGCAGTACCAACCCAACTCGGTGAGCACCAAGGGGTACATCGCCTACCAGAGTGACCACTTCAAGGGCAACATGGATGCTTTTATTAAATTGGTAAAATCAGAAGTGATGAACAAAGGGTCCGTTATCGCCTACGTGAAGGCAGACGAACTCATGGGTTATGACCtaaatgggaagaaggtgCTCTCTCTGTGTGGAGGTGAAACGCCAGACCTCGCTGTGAACATAATAGGTTATGGTAACTACATACATGGggagggggtgaaaaagTCCTACTGGTTGCTACAAAACAGTTGGGGCAAGCACTGGGGAGACAAAGGCAAGTTTAAGGTCGACATGGATGGCCTGCCTGGATGTCAGCACAACTTCATCCACACCGCTGCTGTGTTCAACCTAGACGTGCCCCCCTTCCAGTCTCCGGCGAAGGACACAGAATTGTACAGCTACCAGTTGAAGAGCTCCCCCGATTTTTACAAGAATCTGTATTATAACGCAGTGGGTGAAGCAAAGGGCAGCGCGCCGAGTCAAGCCGTTCACGGGCAGGACGCTCCTGAGGAAACAGCGgtgggaggaggagaaaattcTGTATCGACAGTTCAAGGACAGCAACCTCAGCCACAAGTGCCGTCCGGAGTGAGCACAGATACGAAAGCACCAGAAGGGGCAGATAACACAGTTTCCACGAGTGAAATCAGCGTGGGACCTTCACAACAAGCGCAAGCTCCCCAATCCCCAGGAGAAGGACAAGTTGTTTCCACCCAACAGCAGCCGGGGGGTTCCACGCCAGCGCCCGAACCATCAGCACCACAACCAGCACAACAGGTAGATGCGTCCACTCCAGTCGCTACAGTCACACCAGGGGGGGCGAACCCCAATGGAGGAGCGGAAAACGCGAAAATGTCCCACATTATTCACGTTTTGAAACACATTAAGCAGACCAAAATGGTGACGAGAATGGTCACGTACGAGGGCGAGTACGAATTGGGAGACCACTCCTGTTCACGAACCCAAGCATCAACTGTGGAGAAGCTGGACGAGTGCATACGTTTTTGCAATGAAAATTTGTACTTGTGTGAAAGGACTGTTTCAGCAGGGTATTGTTTAACCAAGCTGCGAAATGCGAACGACTGCATTTTCTGTTTCGTGTGA
- a CDS encoding serine-repeat antigen (SERA;~putative) has protein sequence MKARLSLILILCVVCRDCAVRCTGTNDNPGAETGKQAEERTEAGGGPGGVEGTGAGAQGVVGAAGGGVAGTGAVPGQGGAVPGPGSGEAVSLSQDAGDTPREGQPVASQDGALPAENSEDAQGRTDETSSNSVDSPSPDSNPNPVVDNAEAVTVTAPSEGPKEEIPVKSSLLKGYKGVKVTGPCSASFLVFFAPYLFIDVDAESSNIYLGTDLSDLEVTEKMGVGENNTNKCDDGKTFKFVALIGDDHLTIKWKVYDPKVQTPPQDDTAEMRKYVMKSLNGEFTSVQVHTVIQQNGSNVFESKNYALSNDMPEQCDAIATNCFLSGSVYIEKCYRCTLKMKKLNPSDVCYNYIPKVENAPSQESISAQASDEESMQEKLAASIGMILQGMYKKGETGLNELLIFDEADAALKEELLNYCALMKEVDTSGVLENYELGSEENVFANITNMLQKNSDYSVSSLQNKLKNPAMCLKNADEWVGSKMGLVLPNLPYNHLEVPHPSTPEVANVEDTSEDTQSGGYDGVIDFSTASKTNFSTSQYVDKMHCNGEYCDRTKDTSSCIAKIKAGDQGDCATSWLFASKVHLETIKCMKGHDHVASSALYVANCSGKEAKDKCQTPSNPLDFLNTLEETKFLPAESDLPYSYKEVNNVCPEPKSHWQNLWENVKLLDKQYQPNSVSTKGYTAYQSDHFKGNMDAFNKLVKSEVMNKGSVIAYVKAQGVMTYDLNGKKVLSLCGGETPDLAVNIVGYGNYINGEGVKKSYWLLQNSWGKHWGDKGKFKVDMDGPPGCQHNFIHTAAVFNVDIPVVEKPTKEDAQIYNYYLKSSPDFWGNIYYKNVGGQTNTSAKNATGVANESVLHGQADTEVEVKVAGEDPATPLSTQATGGATAGQVSTVVPSLPVQVEVTVARNVGAPGDQAGSPGPAGPTGPAGSPGSPGQEGQEGPAGPPGTPGPEGPEGSAGPTGPEGPEGSAGPTGPPGPSGTPGTEGQPGTAPEAAVLDTQVSHVLKYIKKNKVKMNVVSYKNHEAITTGHDCWRSYSVNPDKYEECVKICEANWSKCENDVAPGFCLFEHGKDNDCFFCYV, from the exons atgaaggcCCGCCTTTCCTTAATCCTAATTTTAt GTGTCGTGTGCAGGGACTGTGCAGTGCGATGCACGGGTACCAATGACAATCCAGGAGCAGAAACAGGAAAACAAGCAGAAGAACGAAcagaagcaggaggaggaccaGGAGGAGTAGAAGGAACAGGAGCAGGAGCACAAGGAGTAgtaggagcagcaggaggaggagtagCAGGAACAGGAGCAGTACCAGGACAAGGAGGAGCAGTACCAGGACCAGGATCAGGAGAAGCAGTGAGCTTAAGCCAGGATGCAGGTGATACCCCAAGGGAGGGACAGCCGGTAGCCTCACAAGATGGCGCACTGCCAGCAGAAAATTCCGAAGACGCACAAGGACGCACTGACGAAACTTCCAGCAATTCTGTTGATAGTCCTAGCCCAGATTCGAATCCAAATCCAGTTGTAGACAACGCCGAAGCAGTAACGGTAACAGCTCCGTCCGAAGGCCCCAAAGAGGAGATCCCCGTAAAGTCGTCGCTCCTGAAGGGCTACAAGGGGGTGAAAGTGACAGGGCCGTGCAGCGCAAGCTTCCTCGTTTTCTTCGCCCCGTATCTGTTCATCGATGTGGACGCGGAGAGTAGTAACATTTACCTAGGAACCGACTTGAGCGATCTAGAAGTCACAGAGAAAATGGGTGTAGGAGAAAACAATACAAATAAATGCGATGATGGAAAGACATTCAAATTTGTTGCGCTCATAGGAGATGACCACTTGACCATTAAGTGGAAGGTCTACGACCCGAAAGTTCAAACGCCACCCCAAG ATGACACAGCGGAAATGAGAAAGTACGTAATGAAAAGCCTGAATGGAGAATTCACCTCTGTGCAAGTACACACCGTGATCCAGCAAAACGGCTCCAATGTGTTTGAAAGCAAAAACTATGCCTTGAGTAACGACATGCCTG aaCAATGCGACGCAATAGCTACCAACTGCTTCCTCAGTGGAAGTGTGTATATAGAAAAGTGTTACAGATGCACcctgaaaatgaagaaattgaatCCATCGGATGTTTGCTACAATTATATTCCCAAGGTGGAAAATGCACCCAGTCAGGAGAGCATTTCCGCCCAGGCAAGCGATGAAGAGTCCATGCAAGAGAAGTTGGCAGCTTCGATTGGTATGATCCTACAAGGgatgtacaaaaaaggagaaactgGTCTCAACGAGTTGCTTATCTTCGACGAAGCAGATGCAGCTTTGAAAGAGGAACTGCTAAATTATTGCGCCTTGATGAAGGAGGTGGATACCAGTGGAGTGTTAGAAAACTACGAATTGGGCAGTGAAGAAAACGTGTTTGCCAACATAACTAACATGCTACAGAAGAACAGTGACTATTCCGTGTCGTCATTACAGAACAAACTAAAGAATCCCGCTATGTGTTTGAAAAATGCGGACGAGTGGGTAGGTAGCAAAATGGGATTAGTGCTTCCTAATCTGCCATATAACCATTTGGAAGTACCCCATCCCTCGACTCCCGAAGTGGCCAACGTCGAGGACACGAGTGAGGATACACAGAGTGGCGGATACGATGGTGTCATCGACTTCTCCACGGCAAGCAAGACAAATTTCAGCACCTCCCAATACGTAGACAAAATGCACTGCAACGGTGAGTACTGCGATAGGACGAAGGACACCAGCAGTTGCATAGCAAAGATTAAGGCGGGGGATCAGGGAGACTGCGCTACGTCTTGGCTGTTCGCCTCGAAGGTGCACCTAGAAACGATAAAGTGCATGAAGGGCCACGATCATGTTGCTAGTTCTGCTCTCTATGTGGCTAACTGTTCCGGTAAAGAAGCGAAGGACAAGTGTCAAACTCCGTCGAATCCGCTAGACTTTTTGAATACCCTGGAGGAGACCAAATTTTTGCCAGCTGAGTCGGACCTCCCATACTCTTACAAAGAGGTGAATAACGTCTGTCCGGAGCCGAAGAGTCACTGGCAAAACTTAtgggaaaatgtgaagctCCTAGACAAGCAGTATCAACCCAACTCGGTGAGCACCAAGGGGTACACCGCTTACCAGAGTGACCACTTCAAGGGCAACATGGACGCGTTTAACAAGTTGGTAAAATCAGAAGTGATGAACAAAGGATCCGTTATCGCTTATGTGAAGGCACAAGGAGTGATGACGTACGACCTGAATGGGAAGAAGGTACTCTCTCTCTGTGGAGGTGAAACGCCCGACCTGGCTGTCAACATAGTAGGTTATGGTAACTACATAAACGGGGAGGGAGTTAAAAAGTCTTACTGGTTGCTACAAAACAGTTGGGGCAAGCACTGGGGAGACAAAGGCAAGTTTAAGGTCGACATGGATGGTCCTCCTGGATGCCAGCACAACTTCATCCACACCGCTGCTGTCTTCAACGTGGACATCCCCGTGGTGGAAAAACCCACAAAGGAAGACGCCCAGATATACAACTACTACTTGAAGAGCTCCCCCGATTTCTGGGGCAACATCTACTATAAAAACGTCGGCGGTCAGACGAATACCTCGGCAAAGAACGCAACGGGGGTGGCCAACGAATCGGTGCTGCACGGACAAGCAGATACAGAGGTGGAAGTAAAGGTTGCTGGAGAGGATCCTGCTACTCCACTCAGTACACAGGCAACAGGAGGAGCGACAGCTGGGCAAGTATCTACTGTTGTTCCGTCTTTACCTGTACAAGTGGAAGTAACCGTAGCACGAAACGTGGGTGCGCCAGGAGATCAGGCAGGATCACCAGGACCAGCAGGACCAACAGGACCAGCAGGATCACCAGGATCACCAGGACAAGAAGGACAAGAAGGACCAGCAGGACCACCCGGAACACCAGGACCAGAAGGACCAGAAGGATCAGCAGGACCAACAGGGCCAGAAGGACCAGAAGGATCAGCAGGACCAACAGGGCCACCAGGACCATCTGGCACGCCCGGAACAGAAGGTCAGCCCGGCACAGCACCCGAAGCCGCTGTGCTAGACACCCAAGTATCACATGTCCTAAAGTAcattaaaaagaacaaggTGAAGATGAACGTGGTCTCGTACAAGAATCACGAGGCTATCACCACTGGACATGACTGCTGGAGATCCTACTCAGTCAATCCAGACAAGTACGAAGAGTGTGTAAAGATATGCGAAGCTAACTGGagcaaatgtgaaaatgaTGTAGCTCCGGGATTCTGTTTATTTGAACATGGAAAGGATAATGATTGTTTCTTCTGCTATGTGTAA